From a single Streptomyces sp. 1331.2 genomic region:
- a CDS encoding TauD/TfdA dioxygenase family protein, producing the protein MANSLDMRDIARNALCPAGQHQDFRKKLDEYGFVVLQPGGADDRSLDDIMCELGEPVEYGFGPKLDLQPKEGSDNLQFTTRAMPLHTDGNFNAGPAVRYIGMYCETAPAVGGETLIASNDAFFAQAPADLLADMQGVTIEYRNRIAGYYRDRADGDHPRVAPIQDDPVTGKKRLVIGLTDPEDPMRTHDAAIVGRSAEESADLLDRIKTVLHQPSVLYAHKWQVGEVIVQDNLQVVHGRAAFPDQPRKLVRLSVA; encoded by the coding sequence ATGGCCAACTCGCTCGACATGCGGGACATCGCCCGCAACGCGCTCTGTCCCGCCGGACAGCACCAGGACTTCCGGAAGAAGCTGGACGAGTACGGGTTCGTCGTCCTCCAGCCGGGCGGCGCCGACGACCGCAGCCTCGACGACATCATGTGCGAGCTGGGCGAACCCGTGGAGTACGGCTTCGGCCCCAAGCTCGACCTCCAGCCGAAGGAGGGCTCCGACAACCTGCAGTTCACCACCCGCGCGATGCCGCTGCACACCGACGGCAACTTCAACGCCGGGCCGGCCGTCCGGTACATCGGCATGTACTGCGAGACGGCGCCCGCGGTCGGCGGCGAGACGCTGATCGCCAGCAACGACGCCTTCTTCGCCCAGGCTCCGGCCGATCTGCTGGCGGACATGCAGGGCGTCACCATCGAGTACCGCAACCGGATCGCCGGCTACTACCGCGACCGGGCCGATGGCGACCACCCCCGGGTGGCCCCGATCCAGGACGACCCGGTCACCGGCAAGAAGCGGCTGGTCATCGGCCTCACCGACCCCGAGGACCCGATGCGCACGCATGACGCGGCGATCGTGGGCCGCAGCGCCGAGGAGAGCGCCGACCTGCTCGACCGGATCAAGACCGTCCTGCACCAGCCGAGCGTGCTCTACGCGCACAAGTGGCAGGTCGGGGAGGTGATCGTCCAGGACAACCTGCAGGTCGTCCACGGTCGTGCCGCCTTCCCCGACCAGCCGCGCAAGCTGGTCCGGCTGTCGGTCGCCTGA
- a CDS encoding McrC family protein has protein sequence MTVVHLTEHAPAVSVPLPDAAGRAVAASRILDTAAPDPYRTGHWTLRAGSKVGAVSLPVPGGDPVTVRITPKVPIARLFFLIGYSLDPRGWRDGDVEAGDHDELLPALAHAVERQVDRALRQGLLQGYTAVEESALVVRGRIREAEQIRRRFGAALPVEIAYDEFTTDIAENRILRAAVERLLRLPGVPQDVRRRLLHQRVRLADVTPLVRGQELPEWHATRLNSRYQHALQLAGVVLDGSSPGHVAGELRIDGFLFDMNKLFEDFVTVALREAFRGTDRTCRFQDPHHLDEAGGIRMKPDFVLYGPDGEPQAVADAKYKAEKSGGYPDGDLYQMLAYCTALHLREGHLIYAKGNAPHAAHRVRHAGIVLHQHALDLGRGPADLLGEIRSLARQMAAGGTE, from the coding sequence GTGACCGTCGTCCACCTGACCGAGCACGCCCCGGCGGTGTCCGTTCCCCTCCCGGACGCCGCCGGCCGCGCCGTCGCCGCCTCCCGCATCCTCGACACCGCCGCCCCCGATCCGTACCGGACGGGCCACTGGACGCTGCGGGCCGGCAGCAAGGTCGGCGCGGTGAGCCTGCCGGTGCCGGGCGGCGACCCGGTCACCGTGCGGATCACTCCCAAGGTGCCGATCGCCCGCCTGTTCTTCCTCATCGGGTACAGCCTCGACCCGCGCGGCTGGCGGGACGGCGACGTCGAGGCCGGTGACCACGACGAACTCCTGCCGGCCCTCGCCCACGCCGTGGAGCGCCAGGTGGACCGGGCGCTGCGCCAGGGCCTCCTGCAGGGATACACCGCGGTCGAGGAGTCCGCGCTCGTGGTCCGGGGCCGGATCCGTGAAGCCGAGCAGATACGCCGCAGGTTCGGCGCCGCCCTGCCCGTGGAGATCGCGTACGACGAGTTCACCACCGACATCGCGGAGAACCGCATCCTGCGGGCCGCGGTCGAACGCCTGCTCCGCCTGCCGGGCGTACCCCAGGACGTGCGCCGCCGCCTGCTGCACCAGCGGGTACGCCTCGCGGACGTCACCCCGCTGGTGCGCGGCCAGGAGCTGCCGGAATGGCACGCCACCCGGCTCAACTCCCGCTACCAGCACGCCCTCCAGCTGGCCGGTGTGGTCCTCGACGGATCGTCACCCGGGCACGTGGCCGGTGAACTGCGCATCGACGGCTTCCTGTTCGACATGAACAAGCTCTTCGAGGACTTCGTGACGGTCGCCCTGCGCGAGGCGTTCCGGGGCACGGACCGCACCTGCCGGTTCCAGGATCCGCACCACCTCGACGAGGCGGGCGGGATCCGGATGAAGCCCGACTTCGTCCTGTACGGCCCGGACGGCGAACCGCAGGCGGTGGCCGACGCCAAGTACAAGGCCGAGAAGTCCGGCGGCTACCCCGACGGCGACCTCTACCAGATGCTGGCCTACTGCACCGCCCTCCACCTGCGGGAAGGGCACCTGATCTACGCCAAGGGCAACGCCCCGCACGCCGCCCACCGGGTGCGGCACGCCGGCATCGTCCTCCACCAGCACGCGCTGGACCTCGGCCGCGGGCCGGCCGACCTGCTCGGTGAAATCCGCTCCCTGGCCCGGCAGATGGCCGCGGGCGGGACGGAGTGA
- a CDS encoding DUF4357 domain-containing protein, translating into MQDEEQEFRLRLPNGGPVARGRLLPEKGSNGSQKFLVYAGAPARGSVVPSFSVRNASSHRLRTQLIEDGRLRPSERWPGHLELVADVECGSPSAAAEILMGRAANGWSRWRTEDDDRPLSEFMPGVWMGPNRAWLVRGSNVSGLDLVQGLWLPEGLVTLAASRLRQGVEKGESKERLRAFVQEDYESTATYSQKQDLVEELHAFLSRIKPGDTVCTLSGGRLHVGEVTGPVEQTASEDGRSNLRRPVEWQSEGYPYSQLPEELQQRLSVQHDVVDLTSVQALVKGLGVSDQELAEEAEATERDPSAEILIARRELELPEPTPELARDLLVHDVAWLREVRDLLWDERQLVLYGPPGTGKTYLAQKLAEFLGGGPEQVKLVQFHPSYAYEDFFEGFRPKEDPETREVAFRLTAGPLRELADLASREGNRHVPHFLIIDEINRANLAKVFGELYFLLEYRNKAVRLTYSGDDFALPPNLFVIGTMNTADRSIALVDAAMRRRFAFVELSPRTEPTSGLLRRWLAAQERDGEPADLLAALNARIDDADFRIGPSYLMKPGVYREGGLERTWRTKILPLLEEHHYGEGVDIEKRYGLEALQADVAAKRSRFAVQPGDIRWDGQSPAES; encoded by the coding sequence GTGCAGGACGAGGAGCAGGAGTTTCGGCTGCGGTTGCCCAACGGGGGGCCGGTGGCGCGGGGGCGGCTGTTGCCGGAGAAGGGCAGTAACGGGAGTCAGAAGTTCCTGGTGTACGCGGGGGCGCCGGCTCGGGGGAGCGTGGTGCCGTCCTTCTCGGTGCGGAACGCGTCCTCGCATCGGCTCCGGACGCAGCTGATCGAGGACGGGAGGCTGCGGCCCTCCGAACGGTGGCCCGGGCACCTCGAACTGGTCGCGGACGTGGAGTGCGGCTCGCCGTCCGCCGCCGCCGAGATCCTGATGGGCCGTGCGGCCAACGGGTGGTCGCGGTGGCGGACGGAGGACGACGACCGGCCGTTGTCGGAGTTCATGCCGGGCGTCTGGATGGGCCCGAACCGGGCCTGGCTGGTCCGCGGCTCCAATGTCTCGGGCCTCGACCTCGTCCAGGGGCTGTGGCTTCCCGAGGGGCTGGTCACGCTGGCCGCGTCCCGGCTGCGGCAGGGCGTCGAGAAGGGCGAGAGCAAGGAGAGGCTGCGCGCGTTCGTGCAGGAGGACTACGAGTCCACGGCCACGTACAGCCAGAAGCAGGACCTGGTCGAGGAGTTGCACGCCTTCCTGTCCCGGATCAAGCCCGGTGACACCGTGTGCACCCTGTCCGGCGGCCGGCTCCACGTGGGCGAGGTGACCGGGCCGGTGGAGCAGACGGCGTCGGAGGACGGGCGGTCCAACCTGCGCCGGCCGGTGGAGTGGCAGAGCGAGGGGTACCCGTACTCCCAGCTGCCCGAGGAGCTTCAACAGAGGCTCTCGGTGCAGCACGACGTCGTGGACCTCACCTCCGTACAGGCCCTGGTCAAGGGCCTCGGGGTGAGCGACCAGGAGCTGGCGGAGGAGGCCGAGGCCACCGAGCGTGACCCGAGTGCGGAGATCCTCATCGCCCGGCGGGAGTTGGAGCTGCCCGAGCCGACCCCCGAGCTCGCCCGGGACCTGCTCGTCCACGACGTGGCATGGCTCCGGGAGGTCCGCGACCTCCTCTGGGACGAGCGCCAGCTGGTCCTCTACGGCCCTCCGGGGACCGGCAAGACGTACCTCGCGCAGAAGCTCGCGGAGTTCCTGGGCGGCGGGCCCGAGCAGGTCAAGCTCGTCCAGTTCCACCCCTCCTACGCCTACGAGGACTTCTTCGAGGGCTTCCGCCCCAAGGAGGACCCGGAGACCCGCGAGGTCGCCTTCCGCCTCACCGCCGGCCCGCTGCGCGAACTCGCCGACCTCGCCTCCCGCGAGGGCAACCGGCACGTGCCGCACTTCCTGATCATCGACGAGATCAACCGGGCCAACCTGGCGAAGGTCTTCGGCGAGCTGTACTTCCTCCTGGAGTACCGCAACAAGGCCGTCCGGCTCACCTACTCCGGCGACGACTTCGCCCTCCCGCCGAACCTGTTCGTCATCGGCACCATGAACACCGCCGACCGCTCCATCGCCCTGGTCGACGCGGCGATGCGGCGCCGGTTCGCGTTCGTCGAACTGTCGCCGCGGACCGAGCCGACCAGCGGCCTGCTGCGGCGCTGGCTCGCGGCACAGGAGCGCGACGGCGAACCGGCCGACCTGCTGGCCGCGCTCAACGCCCGGATCGACGACGCGGACTTCCGGATCGGGCCCTCGTACCTGATGAAGCCGGGTGTCTACCGCGAGGGCGGTCTGGAGCGCACCTGGCGGACCAAGATCCTTCCCCTGCTGGAGGAGCACCACTACGGCGAGGGCGTCGACATCGAGAAGCGGTACGGCCTCGAAGCGCTGCAGGCCGATGTGGCCGCGAAGCGCTCCAGGTTCGCCGTGCAGCCGGGCGACATCCGGTGGGACGGCCAGTCCCCGGCCGAGTCGTGA